A genomic stretch from Eriocheir sinensis breed Jianghai 21 chromosome 31, ASM2467909v1, whole genome shotgun sequence includes:
- the LOC127005999 gene encoding uncharacterized protein LOC127005999, with protein sequence MFRSAAAAVNVTELGATGGPRPKGGHTLRGGPRGATPSTGLPSQGPPPPPCSSVAAWCLDVLILVLQDEVLEGGLDSGNDFTSLLPEGFLQDEVLEGGLNSGHNFTSLLPEGFLQDEVLEGGLNSGHNFTSLLPEGFLQDEVLEGGLNSGHNFTSLLVEGFLQDEVLEGGLNSGHNFTSLLVEGFLQDEVLEGGLNSGHNFTSLLVEGFLQDEVLEGGLDSGHDFVSLLPEGDKVHLERAGNGLLPSVSRRHLSRDVRSSPVAVGCGGSGLSHAQCLVIGLHLMEGDSVHPQFILL encoded by the exons ATGTTCCGGAGTGCTGCGGCGGCCGTGAACGTAACGGAACT GGGGGCCACAGGGGGGCCACGCCCTAAAGGGGGCCACACCCTAAGGGGGGGCCCCAGGGGGGCCACGCCCTCGACGGGGCTCCCCAGCCAGGGGCCGCCACCTCCGCCGTGCTCTAGCGTTGCCGCCTGGTGCCTGGACGTCCTAATCCTCGTCCTCCAGGATGAGGTCCTGGAGGGAGGCCTCGATAGCGGCAACGACTTTACCAGCCTCCTGCCGGAGGGTTTCCTCCAGGATGAG GTCCTGGAGGGAGGCCTCAATAGCGGCCACAACTTTACCAGCCTCCTGCCGGAGGGTTTCCTCCAGGATGAGGTCCTGGAGGGAGGCCTCAATAGCGGCCACAACTTTACCAGCCTCCTGCCGGAGGGTTTCCTCCAGGATGAGGTCCTGGAGGGAGGCCTCAATAGCGGCCACAACTTTACCAGCCTCCTGGTGGAGGGTTTCCTCCAGGATGAGGTCCTGGAGGGAGGCCTCAATAGCGGCCACAACTTTACCAGCCTCCTGGTGGAGGGTTTCCTCCAGGATGAGGTCCTGGAGGGAGGCCTCAATAGCGGCCACAACTTTACCAGCCTCCTGGTGGAGGGTTTCCTCCAGGATGAGGTCCTGGAGGGAGGCCTCGATAGCGGCCACGACTTTGTCAGCCTCCTGCCGGAGGGTGACAAAGTCCATCTCGAGAGGGCCGGCAATGGGCTCCTCCCGTCGGTGTCCAGGAGACACCTCAGCCGCGACGTAAGATCGAGCCCCGTCGCGGTGGGCTGCGGCGGCTCCGGCCTCAGCCACGCTCAATGCCTGGTGATCGGGCTGCACCTTATGGAAGGAGACAGTGTACATCCTCAATTTATACTTCTGtga